CCGGTCGGGAAGTGTATCGCTGCGGGCGATGACCGGCGGGCGGCGACCGCCGGAGGGCGGAGCCGTCATCGAACGTGACAGTTTCGACAGTTTTCCCAATTCAGCCGTTTTAACTGCCCTATACGCGAAATTATCGCGCTGTAGACGACCAATTACAATGAGTCGACGGCACCTCCGGTGAGGTATGTCGACGGACACGACGCGGCAGACCGGGGGCGAACGCGAGGCGCCGACGTGGGAGTTGCGAGCGGTCGTCGAACGCTACGACGACGCACCCGACGAGTGTACGATCTACCCCGCGGGGGTCGACGAGCACAAGCGGATGGCGACCTGGATCTCGGCGACGGAGCCGTCGTTCGTCGAACTCGGCGCGGTCCGCTGAGTCGCGACGCGGCCTCGGTCTTCTGACTCACGCTTCGACGGCCGACTGCCGAACCCGATAGCCGTCGCTGACCGACTGAGAAAGAACGGAGAGAAGACGGAGACGCTACTCGTCGTCGCGGTCGTCGAGGGTCTGGGCGGCGGAGACGCCGACGAGGCCGACGAGCACGACCGTCGCGACGACGGTCGGCGTCAGGCCGACGGCGGCGGCGCCGAGCTGGCTCGCGAGCAGTCCGAGGACGCCGGCGCCCGTGAGCGACCCGTAGTAGAGCGGCCACGGTCGGTCGACGCCGTCGGACTCCTCGAGATACTCGTAGAGCTGGACCGCGTTCGGGCCCAGCGAGATCCGCCCGCGGTTCTGGTTGAACTCGACGATGTCCATGTCGTCCATCTTCGGCAGGTGACACTGGTAGAGTCCGACGTAGACGCACTTGCGCTCGTTGGACGTCACCTGCGCGACGGTCGTTCCGTTCTCGACGGCGGCGACGTGCTCCGCGAGTTCCCCCAGCGAGACCGTTCCCCCGTGGTCCTGCAGGTAGTGGAGCACCGTGCGGCGCCGTTCGTTCTTGAGGATCTCGAAGACGTGGTCGAGCGGCAGGTCGGCGGCCTGCTCCGAGTCGGCCTCCTCCTCCGGGACGGATTCGGTCTCCGCGACCTCCTCCGGCTCGGACTCGTCGGCCTCCTCGGCGAGGATGTCGGTATCGCTCGCGCGCTGAGATGTCGACGACATCAGGCCGTCACCTCCCGATAGTTGCAGCTCCGATCTCCGGGCACGCTTCGGGCGAAACGCGCTCGCGAGCGGTCACTCATGAGTCGCCCGCCGGAACGTGTCCGTGACAGTTAGCGTTCGATTCGCGGTCGGTTCGTGGGATGTGTCGGCATTCATGTGTCCGTACCCCCGGCGCTGGAGACCCCTCCACAGAGTGTATCGCGCCGTCTGTCCGTGATGGCGCATTACCACTTAATCTTTCTTGATTGAACAATCAGCAACGGGAGCATAACGCGGAGGTTACCCTCCCCCATCTCCTGGGTTCGCGAGTAAGGACGTCGTTACCGACGAGCCGACTGCGGTATGGGCCCCGTTCGCATCGTAATGGAGAGGTTTCTCGCCGCGTCGGCCGGCGAGCCGTCCCAGGCGGATCCGCGCTTCGGATCGGCACGCGGGCCGCACCGTCGGTCCCGGCGGCGCCGGCCGCGGCGGTCGCGGTCCCGCAATCTCGCCTTACCGCCGACGGGCCCACCCCCTCCGCGATCGTATTCGATAACCGAGTTGTTTTCCGCCGGTGGGCGCGGGATCCGGTCGGGACGGTCGAAGTCGTGCGGCCGAACGCGCCGGTCGGCGGCCGGCGGCCGACACGTCGTGATCCCGAAGGTTCTTTGTGAGTGGGTCGGATGCGTGTGTTGTACTAGAATGGTGTCAGAGACGATCACTGGAGCACACTGGGTGGAGTGACGATGGCG
The window above is part of the Halosimplex rubrum genome. Proteins encoded here:
- a CDS encoding DUF7511 domain-containing protein produces the protein MSTDTTRQTGGEREAPTWELRAVVERYDDAPDECTIYPAGVDEHKRMATWISATEPSFVELGAVR
- a CDS encoding DUF7344 domain-containing protein, yielding MSSTSQRASDTDILAEEADESEPEEVAETESVPEEEADSEQAADLPLDHVFEILKNERRRTVLHYLQDHGGTVSLGELAEHVAAVENGTTVAQVTSNERKCVYVGLYQCHLPKMDDMDIVEFNQNRGRISLGPNAVQLYEYLEESDGVDRPWPLYYGSLTGAGVLGLLASQLGAAAVGLTPTVVATVVLVGLVGVSAAQTLDDRDDE